The genomic segment CATCATTGATATCATTTGTATCATTTACATGAATGACATTCATGTCATTCTGTTTCAACTCCTTAATGTTTTCCTCAATTTGATCAAACACATTTTCATTTAAATATTCAAGATCTATGTCCAATTTATTACTAATCAGTTCAAGTACCCAACGTTCCGCCATGACCTTGTTATTTTCTATACAGCTCATTTTAGACACTGAGATCTTGTCATCGCATATTTCTCTCAAGGTATATCCTTTGTATATTCTAGTCCTTTTTATTTTTTCTCCCGTTGATAATATTTCCATCCTCATCACCCATCCACAAGTCAAATAACTAATTTATGAAGCTAACCATAAAATAGCTTTACTTAAATCATCTTCTGAAATGTCGTTAAATCATCACCTGCGGTGCTGCAATATCAACGACTTCAGAAGGAGATTTATATTCCCACTAAAGTTTTTTCTTTGTTATAGTCCGTAACCCCCTCTTATAGAAGAGGGAGACTTTCCTTCTGAAATGTCGTTAAACTACTTAATTATTCCTAGTTTTTTAAATAACTCTACACCTTCGTTTAGGTATTTAGCTGCGTCCGTACCTCTACCGCCTTCAATATAGAACTTTCCAATCATTATAGATATCTCAGCGGCTTCCTTTATTTGCCCTTGTTCTTTCACAAAATTTAGTGCTTGTACTAAAGTGTTTTCTGCTTCATTCTTATTGTCTTCTAATAAATCGACCCTATATTTTAATAAATAGTAATGGCATAACTCTTTATAATTTCCATCTTCTATATATTCTATAATACGATCTAAAGCTTCCTTAGCTTCATTTACATACTTAAGCTTAATATAATTTTCACAAATATTTACTAAGGTATCTATTAACTTTAAGTCATTAGTCTTTTGCCTTATTTCCTTAGCTTTATTTAAATGTATAAATGATTCTTCCATGTTTTCAAACTCATAGAATAATCTTCCTAAATTGTTTTCTATATCTGACACATAACTTAAATTGTTAATTTCATAAAAAACTTTTAAAGTAATCTCTGAATATTTTATAGCATTCTTAATATCGCCTTTTTTATTATATTCATGTGCTAATAATAAAAGTGAATTAGCGTATTCTTTCTTATTATCTATTTGCTTAAACTTTTCTTGAGCTAAATATGAATATTCTATAGCCTTTTCTATATTTTCTAATTTGAAATAAGTAAACCCTATGTAATAATATATTTCACCTAATAAAAAATCATTTCCAATCTGGTTATCCGTAAAAACCTTTTCGGCTTGCTTAAAATAACTCGAAGCTGACTGATAACCCCTAAGTTCAAGTGTTATTTTCCCAAGCTTCAGAAAAGTTCCAATTATTTCTTCATAAGAGTTATTTTTGATGAATATAACATTTGAGGAAATGAAAGCCTGTTGAGCTGATGCGACCTCTTCCCTAGCCATATATATATCCCCTCTTAATGATAAATTTCTGGCTTTTCTATATTCCAATTTATATTTTTCAGAATAACATATAGATTTTTCGATATTTTGCTCCGCTTGTATTAAGTCACTATTTAGAATAAGTGCTTCAGCAATATTTTCATAAAATAAACATATTTTCTCAGCTTGAGCCTCTTCCGATTCCATTAGATATTCAACAGATGTATTTAAGGCATTTGCCAAATATTCTAATAAATCCATGCTGGGGTTAGACTTCCCAGATTCAACCAAACTAATTTGTCCAGGAGTTATTCTGCTTCCTGCAAGATCCTTTAATGTCATATTGAAATTTTTTCTTTTCCTCTTTATCTTTTCTCCTAAAGACAATATTTCCATAATCACTCTTCCTTTACAACATGGTAATATATATAAAATATTATTAATTTAAACAATCTTAGACAATTTTAATTCAATTATAACATAGTTTACCTATAAAATTAAAATTTTATGAACAATTCTTTGATTCTCATTAATAAAATTAAAAATTGTAAACTATACATTTATTTGTATATTTTGGAATTTTAATTCGTAATGATGATCTCAATTAAAAACTCCAAACTATATATTTATTAATATAGTTTGGAGTTTTCTAATTATGTTTATAAAATATAATCCTTCACGTTATCATACATATCTCCTGCCATATTCATTACCACTTTACCAGCTTTTTTAGCTCTTCTTTTTGTGCTCCTGTCCATATTAGGAATTAGCATTACACCTGCTGCTACTCCAATTATTGCCCCTGCTGTAATTGTTGATATAAATTTATTATGCATAAGTTACACATCCTTTCCTTCTTTAGTTTATTTACTCTTTATAGGATGTGCATTTTTCAAATAATTAATCTCTTTTTTTTAAACTTTATCTTTATATCTGACATTAAAAAAGCTAATAATTCACAAATATTAATGTCATAACTTAAAGTTTTTATAAATTTTCACAAAGTATAACGACATTACGAATAAATATCTGACAGTTCAACTTGTATACTTTCGTTTTTACTTCTCACATTGCTACTATATATCATATTTTCATGAAGTACCTTTTTTGAAGGAAGCAAAACTGTAAACTTACTTCCTTTGCCAAATTTACTTTCAACATATATATTGCCACCATGTAATCCTACAATCGACTTAACCAAACTTAAGCCAATACCTGTACCTTCTGCATTTCTTGATAGCGATTTATCTACCTGCTTAAATCTATCAAATATCATATCCAAGTGCTCTTCTTCAATACCAATACCATTATCCCTCACTGATATTTCTACATACTCGTTCATATCCTTAATGTCCACAAATATTTCATCACCTTCATCTGAAAATTTTATCGCATTTGATATAAGATTCAATGCTATTCTTTCTACCTTTTCTGTATCACAAGCAATAATTTTTTCTTCTATATCCGTATCGAAAATAATATTTAATCCTTTACTTTCAGTTAGTGCAGTTACAGACATAACTATTTCTTCTACAACTTCAACTATATTGTTATTTGATAGATTTAGTTTAAAGAATCCTGCTTCAATTTTTGATAAATCAACTATGTTATTAATAATTTTAGATAATCTATAGGAATTTTGCTTAATTGATTCAATGTATTTAATAATTGAATCCTTTTTCTCGTCCAGGGACCCACTATTGCAATACATATTAAATAACTGAGCTGTTGCAAATATAACATTTAGAGGTGTTTTAAGCTCATGTGATATGTTAACAAGAAATTCTCCCTGTAATTTCAATGCTTTTTCCATGATCATATTAGATTTTATTTCATTAGTAACATCTATTATTAAAATTAATATTTCTCTGACCTCTCCATTTAATTCAATCATGGGTTCAAAAATGATATTCCAATATACTTCGTTCCCATTTATTAAAAGATTTTTTTTATTCAAATACTTAATTTTCTTTTCTTTTAACACTTCACCAATACACTGGTAATATTCTCTTGTCTCTAATGTTTTAAATAACCCTTCAATCCCATTATTTTTTATTTGCTCCATTGATTTAACGGTAGGTCTGAGCAACTTAATTATACTAAATGCCTTTTTATTAATATCCACAATCTTTAAATCAGGACATGATAATCTGACAAGAGGTAAATCAAAAGTATTTACCATTCTGTTCAAAAATTCATATCGGCTTCTTATAGCTTCTTCATGCTTTAAATAGGTTGTCATATCTTTGCTGCAAATCACACCTAAAGTAAATTCCCCTTCGAGGTCATATATAGGCGTTCCACTAACATCTAATTGTAATGTTTTATAAGGAGACTTTACTATAAGTCTCATGTTTTTAAATTTTTCACCCCTCATAACTCTATGAGATGGAATATTTTCAGTCTCAATTTTTTCTCCAAAAGCATCATAAAACTCAGATGTTTTATACCCATCAACTATATTTTCCATGCAATTATAAGATTGGAAAAACATTTCCCTCGATGCTTTGTTAATTAATACATATCGTTCTTTATTGTCAAAAATAGCAATAGAATCAGATATATTTTCTATGATAGCTTCTAATTCCTTTTTCTGTTCTTCAATTTTTCTAGATTGTTTAATTGTTTCAGTAATATCATGAAAGCATGATACTATCATAGTTAACTCTCCACTCGCATTATAAATTGGAATTGAACTAATTTCAGCAAAATACTCTTTATTAGGATGGCATACGAATATCTTAATATTTTTTATTCTTTCGCCTCTTAATGCTCTAACTGAAGGAAAATTTTCAAATGGTATCTCCTTGCCTTTCATATCAAATGCTTTAGTGTTTTTATAAGCATCGCCTAGGGTAATTCCTATGTCTGATTGACAAACTAACCTCTTCGCTTCTGCATTCACCATTATAACTTCACCTTTATTATCTGCAAACATTACTCCCTCAGATAAATTTTCAATTACGCTAATTAACTGTATATTCTGTTGTTCTAATTGTTCTAACTTCTCCTTTTGCTGTTCTAATATCTTGTTTTGTCGTTTTATACTTTTATTTTTTAAAACCCTTTCAGTAATATCATTAGCGGTTACAAATCTGTATTTCATCTTTCTGTTTTCATATATAGGCATTTGCGTAGATTCCCAATAAGTTGTACCTCGTGCAAACTCATCAAATCTGACTTCATTTATATATCTGGTCTTTTGCGAAACAAGAACATTATTCCAAATAGCTTCAACTTGACTTCCTGCAAACCCTGTTAGAATTTCCTTAATAGATCTACCTATACTATTTTCTTCTTTATTAAAAGGTGAATCTAAAAGATTAAGATACGTCTGATTTGCTCTAAGCAGTATTAAATCGGGCAAACTGTAAACAGCTGCGCCCGATATCTCATCTACAAATATTTGTTCTACAAAAATGAGTTTTTCATCAAGTCTAGAATTTAATTCCTCAACAAAAGTATATTTTTTTATATTTGCCTCGGTATCATGAAAAAGAGATATATTTACTTCTCTTGCACTGAGGGATTTTGTGAATATATATCCCGAGTACTCACTGATTATACTATCAAGAAATATTTGTGAATTGATTTTAAGCATTTCCCCTATTTCTATAAGTGATTTACCTAACAATTCATCCAATGAATATCCTGTAAAATCAAGAAACCCTTGATTAACCTCTGTTAAAATACTCCCACTACAATAGAAATATGGTTCTATTATTCTGCTATTAAAAATATTTCCCAATGTATTCCTCCCCCATATTCATATTATATTTGTGTTTTTTTAATTTTATCTAATAAATAAGTAATAAAATTTGTTTTATCGGAACTACTTAGATTATCTATTACCGACCTTACATCTTCTGGATTTAAGATATATTCACTAAGAATATTGCTAAACCCATCTACCTTAATTTCTTCTTTACTTTTCTCATCATTAGAATTTATAACAATTATGTTCGACTCTCCATTGCTCGCTATTTTTAGAATTTCTTGTTTTACAACGTCACTTGCTACATTTATAATATTTTTAAGTAACCATTTTTCTACAACTTTATCTGATTTTATACCTAACCTTTCTTTGCATTTTTCATCAACAAGCTCATTAAATAAATCTCCCGTGTGACTATCCACCTTAACAAATATAACTTCTATTCCACTACTCATTAATTCTTGCATTTTCTCATAATATTTTTTTGATGATTCTTCTTTTCTATCCCAAAATCCTGTAGCATGGTAACAAATCCCTACATAATCATGAAATATTACTACTTTCTTTTCACCTTTGTTCTGAGCATACTGCATACCTTTTAATGCACCTTCTAGTTCTCCTGCTATTTGTCTTATATTTTTTGCTGTATCGCTTTTCCCTGCACCGCTCTCTATATGTATAACTACATCATTCCGCGTAGCTACCATTCCATAACTATACTCCTCCGTGGCAGAATTGTAGCTGCCATCAACATAAATATGAAGGCAATTTTCCGGATAATTATTATCTATTTTTTTTAATACATCTCCTACCCCACTTAAGAACTTTTTAGCTTCATTTATATCCTCAAAACTCTTATATTTAGCACCTTTTACACCTTTTACATATTTTAAGCACTCTGCCCAAGTGCCAACTATTTTATTCACTATCTTTTTATTAGTACTAAAATTAAATCCTTCCTTTATTGCATAAACTTTCTTTCCCATTTTATCTGTTCTCCTTTTTTAAATCTATCCTAAGTGTTAAACCTTAAATAAAGTATACAACAAATAATGATTTTATCAAAAAAATTTTTACATTATTTACATTTCCAAATTCTATTAGGTTCAATGGACAAGGCCTCATAAAAATATTATAATAGCCATTATAAGTTGATATTTCTTCAATACAATTTTGTATAACATTTGAAATTCACAAACTACTATAACAGATATATTAGTATACCATTTAAATATTAGAAACAAGGAAAAAAATATTAGGCACATTCAAATAAATGTACTAGCCCAGTATAGGCCCCTATACTGACTTATTGTTTATTTGAATGTGCCTTACTCGAAAGGATGGTGAATGAGGCGATTCCACGGTCGCTTTAACCAGCATAGTGGTTTCTCGCTTCTATCATATGATTAAACTTAAGAACAAATATATTTTACTTCCTGTTATCACCGCAATTTGCTCGTTAGTATTACTTGTTTTTGTGAGTAATCCCTTTAAACCACCTACAAATAAACAATATACCGATTTTCTTAAAGATGCCTCGTTAAGGACTGTCTCAACTGTATACGTAACAACCGCTCCTAAAATTCAAGTTAAACTTAAAGATGGCACTGTTTATGAAACTGATAATCCAAGAACTAATAATTTCAAAGAAGGTTTATTAAAGAATGGTATAGATGTTTCTGAGCAAACTCTAACAAATCCTGCTGAAATAGCATCAATTGCAGGATTTGTGCTTTCACTTATAGCACTTGGAATTATGTCCTTCAAACATACAAAGATAAAATCTAAAAGTATGTTCTCATCTACGAATCTTGATGTTACCGCAGTAAAGGATATAGGTTTTAACTTTGATAGTTTAGCAGGTAATGATGAGGCTAAAGATAGTGTACAGGATGTAGTGGATTTCCTTAAAAACCCTGAAAAATATTCCGCATATGGTGCTAGAATGCCAAAAGGAGTAATTTTATATGGAGACCCTGGAACTGGTAAAACCTTACTTGCAAAAGCCGTAGCAGGAGAAGCAAACGTTCCATTTTATGCGGTATCCGGTTCTGATTTCGTTCAGATATATGTAGGGGTTGGAGCTGGGAGAATTAGAAGCTTATTCAAGAAAGCAAGAAGTCATGGCAGAGCAGTTATCTTTATTGATGAAATCGACGCTATTGGTAAAAAAAGGGATAACGGACGCGGCGGGGGCTCTGACGAAAAAGATCAAACACTTAACGCTCTTTTAACTGAGATGTCTGGTTTTAATGAAACAGAGGGCATAATTATAATTGCAGCAACCAACAGGCTTGATATGTTAGATGAAGCTCTACTAAGACCTGGACGTTTTGATAGGCATATTGAAGTTACTTTGCCTGATGTATCTGCCAGAGAGAAAATCTTAAAACTTCACCTTAAAAATAAACCTATTAAAGATATAGATTATAGTGAATGGGCACATAAAACTTCATCTTTTTCAGGTGCAAAGCTAGAGAACTTAACTAATGAAGCTGCTATTATTGCATGCAAAGACAATTCTGTGTTTATTGGAAATGAACATTTAGATAAAGCTTATTCAATAATGCTAGCTGGTTATGAAAAAGTTGATAGGGATTACATTAAAGACAAGGATAGAAAAATTACCGCTTTCCATGAAGCAGGACATGCTTTTGTTTCACTTAAGATGTTACCTAAGGATAAAGTCTCTAAAGTAACTATAATTCCAACTACCAAAGGTGCAGGCGGCTATACTTTAAGTATTCCTGAAGACACGCTATACCAGAACAAGGAACATTTAAAGAAAAAAATAATGGTACTTTTAGGTGGTAGGGCTGCTGAAGAAATTATCTTTGGATCAGACCATGTAACCACAGGTGCTTATAATGATTTACAAAGGAGTACACAGCTTGTAACAAATATGATAACAGAATATGGTATGGGTGAATCTTTAGGACTACTTACTATGAACCAATTAAAAGACTCAGGCTTTACGAATCAAGAAGCAGTACTTTCAGAATGTAAAAATTTAATCTCAGAACTATATGAAGATGTTAAAAATATCCTATTAGGCGATAAAGAAACTTTAGAGGCTATGACTGCTTTATTAATTGAGAAGGAAACTATAGATCATGAGGATTTAATTAATATTATCAGAGATAGACATAATAATGGAGTTGCCTAAAGTTTTTAAGACCCTCGAAGTTAAATCTTCGGGGGTCTGTTTATTTAATGGTGACTATTAGATTTCGGCTCTAAAACTAATCAGAAATGATGTAATTATGCCACCAAGTAGTCCACCTATATGACCAAAATTATCAATGTTTGGTAGAGTAACTCCTATAAATATATTTATAAATATAACCGATAAAATACTTCTTATAAAATCATTTCCAGTTTTTCCTTTAGACTTAATTGCGAAAATAAGCACTGCCCCGAGTAGTCCAAAGATTGCACCAGAGGCACCAATAGAAACACTTGTTGAAAAGATATAACTAAGCATTGATGCACATATTCCAGAAACAAAATAAATAGCAATATACTTTATCTTTCCATAAACCCTCTCAACCATTGCCCCAATGGCATAAAGTGAATACATATTGACCCCTAAATGCACAAGTCCGCCATGTAAAAACATACAAGAAATGAGTCTAAAATACTGGCCTCGTGCAATTAGCCCATTAACTTTCGCACCTAGTAAAATTAGAATTTTGATGTCACTATTAAATATGCTACCTTTAGCATAAACATAACTCAAATAAGCTGTAACTATATACATCATTACATTTATAGCTATAATTACCATAGTAACCCAAGGTCTATCTCTTGCACTTGTTTTTTCACTATCACTATGTAAATTTGTATTATTCATTACGGAAGCTAAATCTTGAACCACTTGTGAATTTACATTTCCAGAATAATTCACTTTTTTCTCCAAAACATTCACTCTAATTAAGGATTTTTCTAATAAATTATTTATTGCAATCTCTTTTGAAACTTCTTCCTTATTGATTTCATCATTAGAAAATAGTATATATATATTGTTTTTGTCATCTGGAATGTCATATTGTATTAATTGATGCAGGCTAAGCGACATCATAAATATTAACCGATACGACTCTCCACCTATATCTTTGCTCACTGTCCACATATTCAAATTGTTATTCTTACTTATTATTTCCTCTAAAAAATATCCATTTTGCTGAGTAAAACCAGTTATAATGGTTTTTATATTTTTTTCTTTCATATTTTACTCCTACTCAAATTTATATTTTTTATATTATTGACTGCACCGCAATGTTATTGCATTTCAACAAATCTATTTCATAAAATTTAATAGGTTCCCTAGTTTATTTTCCATATAGCATCTTCTACGTATACAATCTCTATTTGTACTCTTCTTCTTTTTCTTTAATTTTAATAAAAACTTCTTTAAGTTCTTGCTTTATTAATTCACAAATTTTGATTAAATCTTCCCTAACAATCATATGCTCGTCAGAATATTTGAACTTAACTAACCAAGTTGGGTTATACTCATCATCTACTGCTTCAATAGAATAACCTTTAGACCTAAAAATTTCTTCATTAAAACAATCATAAATTGCTGTAAATTGCCACTCTTCCACATCATCATGAGTATCAAACGTCAAGTTGATCAGTTCTCCAGAATAATTTAATTTTGTAACAAATTCTGCCCCTTCAGAAGTTTCATAACTTCCAAGCTCTTTAACAAATTGATTAGTTTCTTTATCTACTTCCATTAATACCAATGAAGAAAATTGCATAAATCTCATCCTCTCTTATTTTTTACATTCTTTACATATGCCTTTTAAATAAACATGGCTTTCTGTAAGAGTTATTCCTGTCTTTGCTTTTATTTGTTCTTCTATTTGGGGTATTGGACAATCTATGACCATTTTCTTATGACATAAATCGCACTCAATTACATGGTTGTGGGAATTGTTATTTATAGTGTAATTATACATATTATTCCCCAAATCAAACTTATTTAAAATCTTTTTACCCTCTAGCAAATCTAGGGTTCTATATACCGTGGACAAATCTATTTTTATATTCTCTTTTTTAAGTAGAGCATATATTAGGTTTGCATTTATAGCATCTTTACTGCAAATTATAATTTCTAATATGCTTTTTCTTGCATTAGTTACTTTAATATTATTCTCTTTTAAATATGAAATTATATTCATCTATATACATCACCTTACTACATTATTATAACAATTATAATATACCTCAATATGGTCATGAATACAAGCAATGCTTATAAAAAGGCTTCTACAAAAGTAGGAGCCTTTTTATAAGCCATTAAAATAGCTTTATCTACTAAAGTAGCTTTATCTACTAAAGTAGCTTTATCTATTTCATGTACCTGATCATTTTATTTCTTTTAATATTGCTACTA from the Clostridium sp. CM027 genome contains:
- a CDS encoding ATP-binding protein; protein product: MGNIFNSRIIEPYFYCSGSILTEVNQGFLDFTGYSLDELLGKSLIEIGEMLKINSQIFLDSIISEYSGYIFTKSLSAREVNISLFHDTEANIKKYTFVEELNSRLDEKLIFVEQIFVDEISGAAVYSLPDLILLRANQTYLNLLDSPFNKEENSIGRSIKEILTGFAGSQVEAIWNNVLVSQKTRYINEVRFDEFARGTTYWESTQMPIYENRKMKYRFVTANDITERVLKNKSIKRQNKILEQQKEKLEQLEQQNIQLISVIENLSEGVMFADNKGEVIMVNAEAKRLVCQSDIGITLGDAYKNTKAFDMKGKEIPFENFPSVRALRGERIKNIKIFVCHPNKEYFAEISSIPIYNASGELTMIVSCFHDITETIKQSRKIEEQKKELEAIIENISDSIAIFDNKERYVLINKASREMFFQSYNCMENIVDGYKTSEFYDAFGEKIETENIPSHRVMRGEKFKNMRLIVKSPYKTLQLDVSGTPIYDLEGEFTLGVICSKDMTTYLKHEEAIRSRYEFLNRMVNTFDLPLVRLSCPDLKIVDINKKAFSIIKLLRPTVKSMEQIKNNGIEGLFKTLETREYYQCIGEVLKEKKIKYLNKKNLLINGNEVYWNIIFEPMIELNGEVREILILIIDVTNEIKSNMIMEKALKLQGEFLVNISHELKTPLNVIFATAQLFNMYCNSGSLDEKKDSIIKYIESIKQNSYRLSKIINNIVDLSKIEAGFFKLNLSNNNIVEVVEEIVMSVTALTESKGLNIIFDTDIEEKIIACDTEKVERIALNLISNAIKFSDEGDEIFVDIKDMNEYVEISVRDNGIGIEEEHLDMIFDRFKQVDKSLSRNAEGTGIGLSLVKSIVGLHGGNIYVESKFGKGSKFTVLLPSKKVLHENMIYSSNVRSKNESIQVELSDIYS
- a CDS encoding DUF6762 family protein, with product MQFSSLVLMEVDKETNQFVKELGSYETSEGAEFVTKLNYSGELINLTFDTHDDVEEWQFTAIYDCFNEEIFRSKGYSIEAVDDEYNPTWLVKFKYSDEHMIVREDLIKICELIKQELKEVFIKIKEKEEEYK
- a CDS encoding YtxH domain-containing protein, yielding MHNKFISTITAGAIIGVAAGVMLIPNMDRSTKRRAKKAGKVVMNMAGDMYDNVKDYIL
- a CDS encoding Fur family transcriptional regulator codes for the protein MNIISYLKENNIKVTNARKSILEIIICSKDAINANLIYALLKKENIKIDLSTVYRTLDLLEGKKILNKFDLGNNMYNYTINNNSHNHVIECDLCHKKMVIDCPIPQIEEQIKAKTGITLTESHVYLKGICKECKK
- a CDS encoding rhomboid family intramembrane serine protease, which codes for MKEKNIKTIITGFTQQNGYFLEEIISKNNNLNMWTVSKDIGGESYRLIFMMSLSLHQLIQYDIPDDKNNIYILFSNDEINKEEVSKEIAINNLLEKSLIRVNVLEKKVNYSGNVNSQVVQDLASVMNNTNLHSDSEKTSARDRPWVTMVIIAINVMMYIVTAYLSYVYAKGSIFNSDIKILILLGAKVNGLIARGQYFRLISCMFLHGGLVHLGVNMYSLYAIGAMVERVYGKIKYIAIYFVSGICASMLSYIFSTSVSIGASGAIFGLLGAVLIFAIKSKGKTGNDFIRSILSVIFINIFIGVTLPNIDNFGHIGGLLGGIITSFLISFRAEI
- a CDS encoding viroplasmin family protein, encoding MGKKVYAIKEGFNFSTNKKIVNKIVGTWAECLKYVKGVKGAKYKSFEDINEAKKFLSGVGDVLKKIDNNYPENCLHIYVDGSYNSATEEYSYGMVATRNDVVIHIESGAGKSDTAKNIRQIAGELEGALKGMQYAQNKGEKKVVIFHDYVGICYHATGFWDRKEESSKKYYEKMQELMSSGIEVIFVKVDSHTGDLFNELVDEKCKERLGIKSDKVVEKWLLKNIINVASDVVKQEILKIASNGESNIIVINSNDEKSKEEIKVDGFSNILSEYILNPEDVRSVIDNLSSSDKTNFITYLLDKIKKTQI
- a CDS encoding ATP-dependent metallopeptidase FtsH/Yme1/Tma family protein, producing MIKLKNKYILLPVITAICSLVLLVFVSNPFKPPTNKQYTDFLKDASLRTVSTVYVTTAPKIQVKLKDGTVYETDNPRTNNFKEGLLKNGIDVSEQTLTNPAEIASIAGFVLSLIALGIMSFKHTKIKSKSMFSSTNLDVTAVKDIGFNFDSLAGNDEAKDSVQDVVDFLKNPEKYSAYGARMPKGVILYGDPGTGKTLLAKAVAGEANVPFYAVSGSDFVQIYVGVGAGRIRSLFKKARSHGRAVIFIDEIDAIGKKRDNGRGGGSDEKDQTLNALLTEMSGFNETEGIIIIAATNRLDMLDEALLRPGRFDRHIEVTLPDVSAREKILKLHLKNKPIKDIDYSEWAHKTSSFSGAKLENLTNEAAIIACKDNSVFIGNEHLDKAYSIMLAGYEKVDRDYIKDKDRKITAFHEAGHAFVSLKMLPKDKVSKVTIIPTTKGAGGYTLSIPEDTLYQNKEHLKKKIMVLLGGRAAEEIIFGSDHVTTGAYNDLQRSTQLVTNMITEYGMGESLGLLTMNQLKDSGFTNQEAVLSECKNLISELYEDVKNILLGDKETLEAMTALLIEKETIDHEDLINIIRDRHNNGVA
- a CDS encoding helix-turn-helix transcriptional regulator, producing MEILSLGEKIKRKRKNFNMTLKDLAGSRITPGQISLVESGKSNPSMDLLEYLANALNTSVEYLMESEEAQAEKICLFYENIAEALILNSDLIQAEQNIEKSICYSEKYKLEYRKARNLSLRGDIYMAREEVASAQQAFISSNVIFIKNNSYEEIIGTFLKLGKITLELRGYQSASSYFKQAEKVFTDNQIGNDFLLGEIYYYIGFTYFKLENIEKAIEYSYLAQEKFKQIDNKKEYANSLLLLAHEYNKKGDIKNAIKYSEITLKVFYEINNLSYVSDIENNLGRLFYEFENMEESFIHLNKAKEIRQKTNDLKLIDTLVNICENYIKLKYVNEAKEALDRIIEYIEDGNYKELCHYYLLKYRVDLLEDNKNEAENTLVQALNFVKEQGQIKEAAEISIMIGKFYIEGGRGTDAAKYLNEGVELFKKLGIIK